One genomic segment of Chitinophaga sancti includes these proteins:
- a CDS encoding outer membrane beta-barrel protein, which produces MKNLALFSTLFLTVACSYTIHAQDQKITAPSKFYVKVAGGYFFSVFPGEFPKVGPYEPHDEQKSYNSSTGTTTTVSEKVLTGSYGAGSRGGLSFGWNINHYIAVEAAFNYYHSKKNLMTREVTVLAGSSTELGKIESHGFVNAVDFAPAVVIHPGFARVDPYVRVGFVVPLWGELNIHTDANQTGSAVVGGSPVVTKTTISRDERVDPNITVGFQGAFGIVFPVAAKLDVFIETEYRNIPVRSKKKEVTAYDETTNILSSTTGQVIATQHRGLDDLSTAERHTEYQSTLDQNSNTAVSQSGATVTYKDDNKPSNDLKSYINIGGLGGNVGLRWRF; this is translated from the coding sequence ATGAAAAACTTAGCCCTGTTTTCCACGTTATTTCTGACGGTAGCATGCTCGTACACTATACACGCGCAAGACCAGAAGATAACAGCGCCTTCAAAGTTTTATGTTAAAGTAGCCGGTGGCTATTTCTTCAGTGTTTTTCCTGGTGAGTTTCCCAAAGTGGGTCCTTATGAGCCCCATGATGAGCAGAAATCGTATAATTCGTCGACAGGAACGACAACAACAGTATCGGAAAAAGTCCTGACCGGATCGTATGGCGCAGGCAGCAGGGGAGGACTCTCCTTCGGCTGGAATATCAATCATTACATCGCTGTGGAAGCTGCTTTTAATTACTATCACAGTAAGAAAAACCTTATGACCCGTGAGGTAACGGTACTGGCTGGTTCGAGTACGGAATTGGGTAAGATTGAATCGCATGGATTTGTGAATGCGGTTGATTTTGCACCTGCAGTCGTGATTCATCCCGGTTTTGCCAGGGTCGATCCGTATGTACGTGTTGGATTTGTGGTGCCGTTGTGGGGTGAGTTGAATATCCATACAGATGCGAATCAAACTGGTTCTGCGGTGGTTGGCGGGTCGCCGGTGGTGACCAAGACGACGATTTCACGCGATGAGCGTGTGGATCCGAATATCACTGTTGGATTTCAGGGGGCTTTCGGGATTGTATTCCCAGTGGCGGCGAAGCTGGATGTATTCATAGAAACTGAGTATAGGAATATTCCGGTACGCAGTAAGAAAAAAGAAGTGACAGCGTATGATGAGACGACGAATATTCTTAGTTCGACTACGGGTCAGGTGATCGCAACACAGCATCGTGGGCTGGATGACCTGTCTACGGCAGAAAGGCATACAGAGTATCAGTCTACGCTGGATCAGAATTCTAATACGGCGGTGAGCCAGTCTGGTGCGACGGTGACATATAAGGATGATAATAAGCCTTCGAATGATTTGAAGTCTTATATTAATATTGGAGGTTTGGGCGGTAATGTTGGGTTGAGATGGCGATTTTAG
- a CDS encoding NAD(P)H-dependent oxidoreductase, which translates to MFKILCISGSLRPTSSNTNILKAIPQLAEWPDISFSIYEGLDQLPYFSPELDFEGATPAATVADLRAQLSEADAVIVCTPEYAFGIPGVLKNALDWIVSSGEFVDKPTAVISASPMMTGGDKANASLVQTLKVLTATIKDDRILTIPTVRTKIDAAGNITDDILKADLVKIVTSLKSPV; encoded by the coding sequence ATGTTTAAGATCTTGTGTATTTCCGGCAGCCTGCGCCCAACCTCTTCAAATACAAACATTTTAAAGGCCATCCCGCAATTAGCAGAATGGCCTGACATTTCATTTTCGATATATGAAGGCTTAGATCAGTTGCCGTATTTCAGCCCTGAACTGGATTTTGAAGGCGCCACGCCAGCCGCCACGGTAGCGGATTTACGCGCGCAACTCAGCGAGGCAGATGCCGTAATCGTATGCACACCGGAATACGCTTTTGGCATACCCGGCGTACTAAAAAATGCGTTGGACTGGATCGTTTCCAGCGGAGAATTTGTTGATAAACCTACAGCCGTAATCAGTGCTTCACCCATGATGACCGGTGGTGACAAAGCAAATGCCTCACTGGTACAGACATTAAAAGTGTTGACGGCAACAATTAAGGACGATCGCATCCTTACTATACCAACCGTACGTACGAAAATCGATGCTGCCGGCAATATCACTGACGATATACTTAAAGCAGATCTGGTTAAAATTGTAACCAGTTTAAAGTCTCCTGTGTAA
- a CDS encoding DUF4349 domain-containing protein, translating into MRPYCYLVVPAMTLYACSAGSSYSSILDSTVAQESNTYKEAVEAAAKPGEEVPALNSPSRKHVRTADVNCRVANVFSAATTLEHATNKFNGYVVESTLSNEFGTSQDLPYKGDSMKHVQLFTAVANLTMKVPVEKLDSLVSTLTNVATFVSARTLKDDDKTLEYLGNSMKNQVPVPTVAMTKKSDPIATATYQETKSNETIDRKIANFAILDDANFATLTVKLSQPQQADVQIVVNPESTIRAGFGTELLTALGTGATALRNVFLFLLQLWPFVLLTIAGVFGYKKITVRKVVAK; encoded by the coding sequence ATGCGTCCTTATTGTTACCTGGTGGTCCCCGCCATGACCCTCTATGCCTGTTCTGCAGGTAGTAGCTATAGCAGTATACTGGATAGTACTGTTGCTCAGGAATCCAACACCTATAAAGAAGCTGTGGAAGCCGCAGCAAAGCCCGGCGAAGAGGTGCCGGCACTCAACTCCCCTTCCCGAAAACATGTTAGAACGGCTGATGTAAATTGTCGTGTAGCCAATGTATTTAGTGCTGCTACTACTCTCGAACATGCTACAAACAAATTCAATGGTTATGTGGTGGAAAGTACGCTTTCAAATGAATTTGGAACCTCACAGGATCTACCTTATAAAGGCGATTCTATGAAGCACGTACAGCTATTTACTGCGGTGGCAAACCTAACCATGAAAGTCCCTGTCGAAAAGCTGGATTCGCTCGTGAGCACATTGACCAATGTAGCTACTTTCGTGAGTGCACGTACATTAAAGGATGATGATAAAACCCTGGAATACCTGGGGAATTCCATGAAGAATCAGGTCCCTGTGCCTACCGTAGCCATGACAAAAAAGTCTGATCCAATAGCCACGGCAACTTACCAGGAGACTAAAAGTAATGAAACGATAGATCGGAAAATTGCAAATTTTGCTATTCTGGATGATGCGAATTTTGCGACTTTAACTGTGAAATTATCCCAGCCACAACAGGCAGATGTGCAAATTGTTGTAAACCCTGAAAGTACGATCCGTGCAGGGTTTGGAACAGAGCTGCTGACAGCGTTGGGCACGGGTGCAACAGCTCTGCGTAATGTGTTTTTGTTCCTGTTGCAATTATGGCCTTTTGTATTGCTGACGATTGCAGGCGTGTTTGGATATAAGAAAATAACTGTACGGAAAGTAGTTGCTAAGTGA
- a CDS encoding FAD-binding and (Fe-S)-binding domain-containing protein, producing MIKEQHKQAFKELKPQLAGDLYFSEDSLDRTILMAYSTDASVYQEYPLGVALPKNKADIAALIRFSKTHKIPLIPRTAGTSLAGQVVGQGLIVDISRYMNRLLEVNKEEKWVRVEPGIERDVLNELLQPYGLFFGPETSTSNRAMIGGMIGNNSCGLHSMVWGATRDNLHAVEVVLGNGETTTFEDIDTQGLQQKMLLNNLEGSIYRTMHALLSNKENQQAIRDGYPTRTVKRRNSGYALDALLDTTPYGGAAPFNLSHLIAGSEGTLAFVTEAKLKLLDAPPKVNGLVAVHCTSVKESLQVNLIAVRHPVTASELVDDVIMNFTKGHPEHQQNRFFMEGEPAAILMVEFMCHTEEALQAQTSAFINEVKAKNLGYAYPLLRGNDINKAWNLRKSGLGLLRNIKGDAQPVNLIEDCAVAPEDLPEYIDDLQEMLKSMGLKASYYAHAGAGELHVEPIINLKIEEGRKQFRAVLERTAAIVKKYKGSLSGEHGDGRLRGEFIRFMMGDKCYDCCKQVKQLYDPEYLFNPGKIIDPPPMDQFFRFKQPAAGGKVKTYFDFSETNGILSLAEKCSGSGDCRKTHFAGGTMCPSYMATRFEKDTTRARANVLRQFLAQDNTAQAFNHEEIGHAMDLCLSCKGCKAECPSSVDVCKLKAEYLQQYYDTNGTPMKARMIGEFPFLSKMASVAPALYNFAFSNKFTSGILKGMMNMAPERHVPALQHQTLRAWYKQFRKQQAGKTFTHKVYLFCDEFTNYNDVHIGQRCIELLTALDYEVIIPDHIESGRTHLSKGLVKRAKTIAAKNVQLLSFLIDQPHYLIGLEPSAILTFRDEYIDLLSGELKEKAKGLASRVKLFEEFLSAEMDEGRIRKESFRSDARKIMIHGHCHQKALSSVNYIKKVLSWPAHYEATVINSGCCGMAGSFGFDKDHYETSMKIGELVLFPAVRSQTDDVIIAAPGTSCRHQILDGTGKTALHPAEVLFAALV from the coding sequence ATGATCAAGGAACAACACAAGCAGGCTTTTAAGGAACTCAAACCACAACTGGCAGGCGATCTCTACTTCTCAGAAGACTCTCTGGACCGCACTATACTCATGGCATACTCGACAGATGCCTCCGTATACCAGGAATACCCACTGGGGGTAGCACTGCCAAAGAACAAAGCCGATATCGCTGCCTTGATCCGTTTCAGCAAAACCCATAAAATTCCCCTCATTCCACGTACCGCAGGTACCTCTCTGGCCGGCCAGGTAGTAGGACAAGGTCTGATCGTAGATATTTCCCGCTACATGAATCGCCTTTTAGAGGTCAATAAGGAGGAAAAATGGGTCAGGGTGGAACCTGGTATCGAAAGAGACGTTTTAAACGAACTATTGCAACCTTACGGGCTTTTCTTTGGTCCGGAAACCTCCACCTCTAACCGCGCTATGATCGGTGGCATGATCGGGAACAATTCCTGTGGACTGCATAGCATGGTCTGGGGCGCTACCCGCGACAATCTCCACGCTGTCGAAGTCGTTCTCGGCAATGGCGAAACCACTACATTTGAAGATATCGATACGCAGGGCTTACAGCAAAAAATGCTGCTCAACAACCTGGAAGGCAGCATTTACAGAACCATGCACGCCCTGCTCTCCAATAAAGAAAATCAGCAGGCCATCCGGGATGGCTATCCTACCCGTACTGTAAAAAGAAGGAACAGTGGCTATGCGCTCGATGCACTCCTTGATACAACACCCTACGGTGGTGCTGCGCCTTTCAACCTCTCTCACCTGATTGCCGGCTCTGAAGGTACGCTGGCATTCGTGACTGAAGCCAAACTCAAACTGCTGGATGCGCCTCCCAAAGTGAACGGATTGGTCGCCGTACACTGTACCAGCGTGAAAGAGTCGCTACAAGTGAACCTCATTGCTGTCAGACACCCGGTCACCGCTTCAGAACTCGTGGATGACGTGATCATGAACTTTACAAAAGGCCACCCTGAGCATCAGCAAAACCGCTTCTTTATGGAAGGTGAGCCGGCAGCGATTTTGATGGTTGAGTTTATGTGTCATACAGAAGAAGCATTACAGGCACAAACCAGCGCCTTCATCAACGAAGTCAAAGCAAAAAATTTAGGGTACGCTTATCCATTGCTGCGTGGCAACGATATCAATAAAGCCTGGAACCTGCGTAAATCAGGTCTCGGCCTACTCCGCAATATCAAAGGCGATGCACAGCCTGTGAACCTCATCGAAGACTGTGCGGTAGCGCCTGAAGATCTGCCTGAATACATCGACGACCTGCAGGAAATGCTTAAATCCATGGGATTGAAAGCTTCTTACTATGCACACGCTGGCGCCGGTGAGCTTCACGTAGAACCTATCATCAATTTAAAAATTGAAGAAGGCAGAAAGCAGTTCCGTGCAGTATTGGAAAGGACCGCTGCCATTGTAAAAAAATACAAAGGCTCCCTCAGTGGAGAGCACGGCGATGGTCGTTTGCGCGGGGAATTTATCCGCTTCATGATGGGTGACAAATGTTATGATTGTTGCAAACAGGTGAAACAATTATACGATCCTGAATATCTCTTTAACCCGGGTAAGATTATTGATCCGCCACCGATGGATCAGTTCTTCCGTTTCAAACAACCTGCAGCCGGGGGAAAGGTAAAGACGTACTTTGATTTCTCTGAAACCAATGGCATTTTATCACTCGCAGAAAAATGTTCTGGTTCAGGCGATTGCCGCAAAACCCATTTCGCTGGTGGTACCATGTGTCCCAGCTATATGGCCACCCGTTTTGAAAAAGATACGACCCGTGCCAGGGCGAATGTATTACGTCAGTTCCTTGCACAGGACAATACAGCACAGGCTTTTAATCATGAAGAGATTGGTCATGCTATGGATCTATGTCTCAGCTGTAAAGGCTGTAAGGCAGAATGTCCGTCCAGTGTAGATGTATGCAAACTGAAAGCTGAATACCTGCAACAGTATTACGATACCAACGGTACGCCTATGAAAGCGCGGATGATAGGGGAGTTTCCTTTCCTGAGCAAAATGGCGTCAGTGGCACCTGCTTTATACAATTTCGCCTTCTCCAATAAATTCACATCCGGTATACTCAAAGGCATGATGAACATGGCGCCGGAGCGCCACGTTCCTGCATTACAGCATCAAACATTACGCGCCTGGTACAAGCAGTTCCGAAAGCAACAAGCTGGCAAAACTTTCACACACAAAGTTTACCTGTTCTGTGATGAATTTACCAATTACAACGATGTACATATCGGGCAGCGTTGTATAGAACTGTTGACAGCACTCGATTACGAGGTGATCATACCAGACCATATTGAAAGCGGCCGTACGCATTTGTCAAAGGGTTTGGTAAAGAGAGCCAAAACAATTGCAGCAAAGAATGTGCAGCTATTATCGTTCCTGATCGATCAGCCACATTATCTGATCGGGCTGGAACCTTCAGCCATCCTTACTTTCAGGGATGAGTATATCGATCTGCTTTCAGGTGAACTGAAAGAGAAAGCAAAAGGATTAGCATCCAGGGTGAAATTGTTTGAAGAGTTCTTATCAGCAGAAATGGATGAAGGCCGTATTCGCAAAGAGTCCTTCAGGAGTGATGCGCGTAAGATCATGATCCATGGGCATTGCCATCAAAAGGCGTTGTCCTCGGTCAATTATATCAAAAAAGTGCTGTCATGGCCGGCGCATTATGAGGCAACGGTGATTAATTCCGGTTGCTGTGGAATGGCTGGATCATTTGGCTTCGATAAAGATCATTACGAAACTTCGATGAAGATAGGGGAACTTGTTTTGTTTCCTGCTGTAAGAAGTCAAACGGATGATGTGATAATAGCTGCACCAGGTACCAGCTGCCGTCATCAGATATTGGATGGTACTGGCAAGACAGCGTTGCATCCGGCAGAGGTGTTGTTTGCTGCGTTGGTGTAG
- a CDS encoding SGNH/GDSL hydrolase family protein, whose product MKKHFCLLLISMMTIQLQAQEKFTIIKSNDPHIHYMGRVIQRDNSAQLSWSATTVSINFKGTGVKVKLKDERGDNFYNVVVDGKVISKLQPDSTVHTYTLASGLKNGNHTLILFKRTEWAMGKTWLYNFEVDGTLLQAPAAKKRKIEFYGNSITCGYAVEDSSGKDRGTAPYENAYTSYASLTARHFNAEYHLVAKSGIGVLISWFPLIMTEMYDRADATDATSKWDFSSYTPDLIVINLFQNDSWLVTKPEHEQFKAKFGDKAPDAKTIVAAYSDLVKKIRDKHPTAQIICALGNMDATRKGSPWPGYIKEAVLGLHDAKIHTCFFPYKDTPGHPNAKEQEAMAKELIAYISKNIKW is encoded by the coding sequence ATGAAAAAACACTTTTGCCTGTTGCTGATTAGTATGATGACCATACAGTTACAAGCACAGGAAAAATTTACAATCATTAAAAGTAATGACCCACACATACACTATATGGGCCGTGTCATCCAGAGAGATAATAGTGCACAGCTATCCTGGTCGGCAACAACGGTAAGTATAAATTTTAAAGGAACAGGGGTGAAGGTAAAGCTGAAAGATGAGCGGGGAGATAATTTTTATAATGTAGTGGTAGATGGGAAAGTGATCAGTAAACTACAGCCTGATAGTACCGTACATACATATACGCTCGCAAGTGGATTGAAAAACGGGAATCATACCTTAATACTCTTTAAACGTACAGAATGGGCCATGGGTAAAACATGGCTGTATAATTTTGAAGTGGATGGTACACTTTTACAAGCCCCTGCTGCGAAAAAAAGGAAGATCGAATTCTATGGCAATTCCATTACATGTGGGTATGCAGTAGAAGACAGCAGTGGCAAGGATAGGGGTACAGCTCCTTACGAGAATGCTTATACCAGCTATGCATCGTTGACGGCCAGGCATTTTAATGCGGAATATCATTTAGTGGCAAAAAGCGGGATAGGAGTCCTTATCAGCTGGTTCCCCCTGATCATGACTGAAATGTACGACCGTGCTGATGCTACGGATGCTACAAGCAAATGGGATTTTAGTAGCTATACGCCGGATCTGATCGTGATAAATTTATTTCAGAATGATAGCTGGCTGGTTACAAAACCTGAACATGAACAATTCAAAGCGAAATTTGGTGATAAGGCACCGGATGCAAAGACGATAGTAGCGGCTTATAGTGACCTGGTAAAAAAAATCCGGGATAAACATCCTACAGCACAGATCATTTGTGCACTGGGCAATATGGATGCAACCCGGAAAGGTTCACCATGGCCGGGCTACATAAAGGAAGCGGTGCTCGGATTGCATGATGCGAAAATCCATACCTGCTTTTTCCCTTATAAAGATACACCGGGGCATCCAAATGCAAAGGAACAGGAGGCCATGGCAAAGGAGCTGATCGCGTATATCAGTAAAAATATAAAATGGTAA
- a CDS encoding WGR domain-containing protein produces MRFVKQTVLYFKEGTSDKTYEIDLCETGPGQYIVNFRYGKRGAALKEGSKTATPVSLEEATAIFDALEKEKRSKGYTGEQDGVATTAYTSVSVDDVTDPVHKVILKRLDDAVTGKQSYKTKWSTSRVIWAAGEHKIRTAAPVILRLIEKGNAMQRYAGIWALGRCGDPAAVSLVSSYIDNSTYPQYLRQMAANAVLQLLSGEDRTAFITRSLHALPPEFQDAINAKDLHALTQLLDQRVMQLNEPTYQLLEDLYIVAADIVPVRQLLYSLFAALPLRPSYFRHIRHLYKQAELRDDHALTALFSVRFERERHLFSTSGKPPAELKKPMSKLAYSNRTRRHFRNRTLRHLQELGLRTDVEYVKLATALLLQYDGNLYNEAAYSRNVYQYDVATRRYITRAIRYPANSGAVYLNYILRGNQVDLQLVGNNSRWEFKDPEMEKPTAQAKPEPPKREGFLNQIAGIFKSPKKDEGIQPKESLEKAVKENDEPHSDIPFRSLWHQLPQAFIQLLISSRMEEVHAFAYAELQASPQFESLKEKIDANVIAGLLINPFQIPQRFGLSLAIEKYNPAAPSLPLFVAMINSSFNEARELGIEWIRTHIDFCFQDTEFVTALIFAAYDDVRQIAIDRLSTTLLPLDKSRLVIGRAVSVLLAQRQPNEAVYHLLTKGCRVLEQYLVAALQEVDAKIVEDLLKSGIPPAEAFGVRLLLLKKGPVQLSDELIVSILENAYQPVREGGIAILSSLGNAELIARPALLLQTCIASYSDVRQGIRPVLARLVKENNDLAVWLVNELVPLLMRKETSEGLHNDIANILGNELVGHLHDIDKATALRLTYSNYRATQAFGVLVLEKYIPPAALTLRQVIATGNHELREVREWCWRFYEQQLPRIRYERDDAIGLLDAKWDDTRTFAMQFFRTHFRDEDWSPETLVAIADSVHPIVQAFGRELLTRFFKAEDGLNYLLKLSQHPGVAMQTFATNYLAQYAAGQPDRLRELEFYFRSVLSRVNKARVAKERIFAFLEQEALKSDTAAQYIAEIIAHISATVAIGDKARCIQIMRNIHGQYPDITLPVQFIAIPEHSS; encoded by the coding sequence ATGAGATTTGTTAAGCAAACCGTGCTTTACTTTAAGGAGGGGACATCTGACAAAACTTACGAAATAGACCTATGTGAAACTGGCCCCGGACAATACATTGTGAACTTCCGCTATGGTAAGCGTGGAGCTGCACTCAAAGAAGGTAGTAAAACTGCAACCCCCGTTTCTCTGGAGGAGGCTACCGCTATTTTCGATGCATTGGAAAAGGAAAAACGTAGTAAAGGATATACCGGCGAGCAGGATGGTGTCGCCACCACCGCTTATACCAGTGTCTCTGTCGATGATGTGACTGACCCTGTCCACAAAGTAATACTGAAACGACTGGACGATGCCGTGACCGGCAAACAATCCTACAAGACAAAATGGTCCACATCCCGCGTGATCTGGGCTGCCGGTGAACACAAGATCCGTACAGCCGCGCCGGTTATTCTGCGCCTGATTGAAAAGGGCAACGCGATGCAGCGTTATGCCGGCATCTGGGCACTAGGCAGATGTGGGGATCCGGCTGCCGTGTCGTTGGTCAGTTCCTATATAGATAATAGTACTTATCCGCAATACCTGCGACAGATGGCTGCCAACGCAGTCCTGCAACTCCTGTCAGGCGAAGACCGCACCGCTTTTATCACGCGGTCTCTGCATGCCCTGCCACCTGAGTTCCAGGATGCCATCAATGCAAAGGATTTACATGCTCTTACGCAACTGCTGGACCAACGGGTGATGCAGCTCAATGAGCCCACTTACCAGTTGCTGGAAGACCTGTATATTGTAGCTGCTGATATTGTTCCCGTAAGACAACTCCTCTATTCTTTATTCGCCGCTTTACCTTTACGTCCATCTTACTTCCGGCATATCCGCCACTTATATAAACAGGCAGAACTGCGGGATGATCATGCCTTGACGGCGCTCTTTTCTGTGCGCTTTGAAAGGGAAAGACACCTGTTCAGCACTTCTGGCAAACCGCCTGCGGAACTGAAAAAGCCGATGAGTAAACTGGCCTATTCCAACCGTACCCGTCGTCATTTTAGGAACAGGACCCTGCGCCACCTGCAGGAACTTGGACTACGTACGGATGTTGAATATGTAAAGCTGGCTACTGCCCTGTTATTGCAATATGACGGGAATCTGTATAATGAAGCCGCTTACAGCAGAAACGTGTATCAATACGATGTTGCTACCCGTCGTTATATTACCCGGGCTATCCGCTATCCGGCTAATTCCGGCGCGGTTTATCTGAACTATATTTTAAGGGGTAACCAGGTTGATTTACAGCTCGTGGGTAACAATTCCCGTTGGGAATTTAAGGATCCTGAAATGGAAAAACCTACGGCGCAGGCTAAACCGGAACCACCTAAAAGGGAAGGCTTCCTCAACCAGATTGCCGGCATCTTCAAATCGCCTAAAAAGGACGAAGGTATACAGCCTAAAGAATCACTGGAAAAGGCGGTCAAAGAAAATGACGAACCACACAGCGATATTCCTTTTCGTTCGCTCTGGCACCAGTTACCACAGGCATTTATCCAGCTGCTGATCAGTAGCCGTATGGAAGAGGTGCATGCCTTTGCGTATGCTGAATTACAAGCCAGTCCGCAATTCGAATCACTCAAAGAAAAAATAGATGCCAATGTCATTGCCGGTCTGCTGATCAATCCATTCCAGATCCCTCAGCGTTTCGGTCTGTCACTGGCCATAGAAAAATATAATCCCGCTGCTCCTTCCCTCCCACTGTTTGTGGCGATGATAAACAGCTCATTCAATGAGGCCCGTGAACTGGGAATTGAATGGATCAGAACGCACATCGACTTCTGCTTTCAGGATACTGAATTTGTCACTGCCCTGATCTTTGCGGCATATGATGATGTGAGGCAAATAGCCATAGACCGCCTTTCTACTACACTCTTACCGCTGGATAAGAGCCGCCTGGTAATAGGTAGAGCTGTGAGCGTATTACTGGCGCAGCGTCAGCCAAATGAGGCTGTGTACCACCTGCTTACAAAAGGTTGCCGTGTATTAGAACAATACTTAGTCGCCGCATTGCAGGAAGTGGATGCAAAGATCGTGGAAGACTTATTGAAATCAGGTATTCCACCAGCAGAAGCATTTGGTGTACGCCTCTTGTTACTGAAAAAAGGACCTGTTCAGTTATCTGACGAATTGATTGTAAGCATCCTCGAAAATGCGTACCAGCCGGTAAGAGAAGGTGGGATTGCAATATTAAGCAGTTTGGGTAATGCTGAATTGATTGCCCGTCCTGCACTGTTATTGCAAACCTGCATCGCTTCTTACTCAGATGTACGGCAGGGTATTCGTCCTGTGCTGGCAAGGCTTGTAAAGGAAAACAATGACCTTGCTGTATGGCTGGTGAACGAACTCGTGCCTTTGCTCATGCGTAAAGAAACGTCTGAAGGCTTGCACAATGACATCGCTAATATTCTTGGCAATGAACTGGTGGGGCACCTGCACGATATCGACAAGGCCACAGCTTTAAGACTCACCTATTCCAACTACCGCGCTACACAGGCATTTGGTGTACTGGTACTGGAAAAATATATTCCACCTGCAGCATTAACCCTCCGGCAGGTGATCGCTACCGGCAATCATGAACTGAGAGAAGTACGTGAATGGTGCTGGCGTTTTTATGAGCAGCAACTCCCACGCATCCGCTACGAGAGAGACGATGCCATCGGTTTACTGGATGCAAAATGGGATGATACCCGCACATTCGCCATGCAGTTTTTCCGTACCCACTTCAGAGATGAAGACTGGTCGCCTGAAACGCTGGTTGCCATTGCAGACAGTGTGCACCCAATCGTTCAGGCTTTTGGCAGGGAATTGCTGACCCGTTTCTTCAAAGCGGAAGACGGTCTTAACTACCTCCTGAAACTCAGTCAGCACCCGGGTGTAGCTATGCAGACCTTTGCGACCAACTACCTGGCTCAATATGCAGCTGGTCAACCGGATCGCCTGCGGGAACTTGAGTTTTATTTCCGCTCTGTATTATCCAGGGTGAATAAAGCAAGAGTGGCCAAAGAACGCATCTTTGCATTCCTGGAACAGGAAGCCCTCAAATCGGACACAGCTGCGCAATACATTGCGGAGATCATTGCACATATCTCTGCAACAGTGGCTATTGGCGACAAAGCACGTTGCATTCAGATCATGCGCAACATCCACGGGCAATATCCGGATATTACGCTGCCTGTTCAATTTATTGCTATTCCTGAGCATTCATCTTAA